A genomic window from Diorhabda sublineata isolate icDioSubl1.1 chromosome 8, icDioSubl1.1, whole genome shotgun sequence includes:
- the LOC130448038 gene encoding probable cysteine--tRNA ligase, mitochondrial, protein MFWKSTLNLLLKYKRNCELIRKTHCWISPQGFKTEINVYNCATRRKEPLILKNKDRITWYTCGPTVYDSSHIGHASCYVKLDIIQRILKDYFKYDIISCLNITDIDDKIIRRANELGVDINELTEKYEKEFLSDLEKLGIAEPSIIMKVTQNMRLIISFIEKLIEDDRAYIATDKSVYFNVNSIKKYGKLQNLGNQDEINKLSTIKKSSLDFALWKAIKEDGEPFWDSPWGRGRPGWHVECSALASSIFGENIDIHAGGIDLRFPHHENEEAQSCAFHNSEQWVNYWIHTGHLQLNKTEKMSKSLKNTISIQDMLQKTLADVFRMSCIMSRYEHNMEYSEKLMSTAKNNYDYFKNFINSCNEFKDGFLKATINEDIIKQLINRSKNNIHNALCDNFDTPSVIKVLNELASTTNSMLYSSTSSSGKNGVVSVLSVRNFVTNILEMFGLNLNNSIRVSNDSSNIIDILSEFRKEVRTIGLANKNENLLKLCDNVRSKAKDCGVTFKDHGKVSSWSLK, encoded by the coding sequence ATGTTTTGGAAATCAacattaaatttgttattaaaatataagagaaattgTGAGTTAATCCGTAAAACTCATTGTTGGATATCTCCTCAAGGCTTTAAAACGGAAATTAATGTCTATAATTGCGCGACAAGGCGAAAAGAAcctttaattttgaaaaacaaagatCGTATTACTTGGTACACTTGTGGACCCACAGTTTATGATTCTTCGCATATAGGGCACGCAAGCTGTTATGTTAAATTAGATATAATACAGAGAATATTaaaagattatttcaaatatgatatAATCAGTTGTTTAAATATTACAGATATTGATGATAAGATAATTAGGAGAGCAAATGAACTTGGCGTGGATATAAATGAATTAACAGAGAAGTacgaaaaagaatttttgaGTGACTTGGAAAAATTAGGAATTGCAGAACCAAGCATTATAATGAAAGTTACTCAAAATATGCgtttaataataagttttatagaaaaacttaTTGAAGATGATCGAGCATACATAGCAACTGATAAATCTGtatatttcaatgtaaataGCATTAAAAAATACggtaaattacaaaatttaggCAATCAAGATGAAATTAACAAACTATCTACAATAAAAAAGTCCAGTTTAGATTTTGCTTTATGGAAAGCTATAAAAGAAGATGGCGAACCTTTTTGGGACAGTCCTTGGGGTAGAGGTAGACCAGGATGGCATGTTGAATGTTCTGCTTTGGCTTCATCAATATTcggtgaaaatattgatattcacGCTGGAGGAATAGATTTGAGATTTCCACATCATGAAAACGAAGAAGCTCAATCCTGTGCTTTCCACAACAGTGAACAGTGGGTCAACTATTGGATTCACACAGGCCACTTACAGCTTAACAAGACGGAAAAAATGTCCAAATCTCtcaaaaatactatttcaattcAAGACATGCTGCAAAAAACACTGGCAGATGTATTTAGAATGAGTTGTATTATGTCTCGTTATGAACATAACATGGAATATAGTGAAAAATTAATGTCAActgcaaaaaataattatgattattttaagaattttattaattcttgtaaCGAGTTTAAAGATGGGTTTCTAAAAGCAACAATTAACGAAGATATAATAAAACAGTTGATTAATAGAAGTAAGAATAATATTCATAATGCTTTATGTGATAATTTCGATACTCCTTctgttataaaagttttaaatgaACTAGCGTCGACTACGAACAGTATGTTATATTCATCAACATCTTCTAGTGGTAAAAATGGTGTTGTTTCAGTTTTAAGTGTTAGGAActttgttacaaatattttagaaatgttcgggttaaatttgaataatagcATTAGAGTTTCAAATGACTCTAgtaatattatagatattttaagTGAATTTAGGAAAGAAGTGCGTACTATAGGTTTAGctaataaaaatgagaatttacTAAAACTTTGCGATAATGTTAGAAGCAAAGCCAAAGACTGTGGTGTAACCTTCAAAGATCACGGAAAAGTTTCTTCTTGGagtttaaaataa
- the LOC130448037 gene encoding sphingosine-1-phosphate lyase: protein MDIIFWPITNHVKATINRTFEGREAWQIVSTSVTTVVVVTNLFRFLFQKEENIIERTKKTAFKLLRKIPSIKKKIDEELETVTKNFEDSMKNKTKDLLYITQLPKEGMGKEAIFKSLDENLSLGNYDWKGGQVSGAVYYFNQDLIDLVSAVYGKTSYTNPLHPDLFPGLCKMEAEVVRMTIDLFHGGPDAVGSMTSGGTESILMACKAFRDYARDIKGITHPEIVVPITAHSAFDKAAQFFKLKIRSIPIDPLTCQVDLVKYKKAINNNTVMLVASAPNFPYGTMDNISTISEFGIRYEVPVHVDSCLGGFLSCFMEEAGYPIPICDFRLPGVTSISADTHKYGYTPKGSSVIMYKEKKYRHYQYTVSTEWPGGVYGSPSVSGSRPGGNIAVCWAAMLNFGRDQYVQATREIIHTTRYIEKGLRRMKGIFVFGNPVTSVVAIGSKDFEVYRLSSALEEKGWNLNALQFPSGLHICVTRQHTQPGVADKFLDDVRDCLDEILKDPGLPVEGKMAIYGVAQSLPDRSIVVDFTRIFLDSMLYTPVKEIKY from the exons ATGGATATAATTTTTTGGCCTATAACTAACCATGTAAAAGCTACAATAAACAGAACATTTGAAGGACGAGAGGCTTGGCAAATAGTATCCACTTCAGTTACTACGGTGGTAGTAGTTACAAACCTCTTTAGATTTCTGTTTCAAAAAGAGGAGA ATATCATTGAAAGAACAAAGAAAACTGCTTTTAAATTACTAAGGAAGATTCCctcgataaaaaagaaaattgatgagGAATTGGAGACTGTTACTAAAAATTTCGAAGacagtatgaaaaataaaacgaaagatTTATTGTATATAACTCAATTACCAAAAGAAGGGATGGGAAAAGAAGCTATTTTCAAGagtttagatgaaaacttaAGTTTAG GGAATTATGATTGGAAAGGAGGTCAGGTTTCTGGAGctgtttattatttcaatcaagATTTAATCGATTTAGTTTCTGCTGTTTATGGAAAGACATCTTATACAAATCCACTACATCCGGATTTATTTCCTGGTTTATGTAAAATGGAAGCCGAAGTTGTGAGAATGACTATTGATCTCTTTCATGGAGGGCCAGATGCTGTTGGATCA atgACGAGCGGTGGTACTGAATCAATTTTGATGGCCTGTAAAGCTTTTAGGGATTACGCTAGAGACATAAAAGGGATTACACATCCAGAGATAGTAGTTCCAATTACTGCCCATTCGGCATTCGATAAAGCAGcgcaattttttaaattaaaaatcagaTCTATTCCAATCGACCCTCTTACTTGTCAAGTAGATCtggtaaaatataaaaaagccATCAATAATAATACAGTTATG tTAGTAGCTTCTGCTCCAAACTTCCCGTATGGTACTATGGATAACATCTCCACCATATCTGAATTTGGTATTAGATATGAAGTACCTGTACATGTAGATTCGTGTTTAGGAGGATTTTTGAGTTGTTTTATGGAGGAAGCCGGATATCCCATTCCTATTTGCGATTTTAGGTTACCTGGAGTTACAAGTATATCTGCAGATACCCATAAATATGGTTATACTCCAAAag GGTCTTCGGTTATAatgtacaaagaaaaaaaataccgACACTATCAATATACGGTTTCAACTGAGTGGCCTGGAGGTGTGTATGGTTCCCCAAGTGTTAGTGGATCTAGACCTGGGGGTAATATTGCCGTTTGTTGGGCAGCTATGCTAAATTTTGGTAGAGATCAATATGTGCAAGCCACTAGAGAAATTATTCACACAACTAGATATATAGAAAAAGG attgAGAAGAATGAAAGGAATTTTCGTTTTTGGAAATCCGGTAACTAGCGTTGTAGCTATAGGATCAAAAGATTTTGAAGTTTATAGATTGTCTTCTGCGCTCGAAGAAAAAGGTTGGAATTTAAACGCTCTCCAGTTTCCTTCTGG tctCCATATATGCGTAACCAGACAACATACCCAACCTGGAGTCGCTGATAAATTTTTGGACGACGTTAGAGATTGTttggatgaaattttaaaagatcCAGGATTACCTGTAGAGGGAAAG aTGGCCATATACGGAGTAGCTCAATCGCTGCCAGATAGATCTATAGTTGTAGATTTCACTAGAATATTTTTGGATTCAATGCTTTACACACCAGTGAAAGAGATTAAATATTAA
- the LOC130448039 gene encoding NEDD8-activating enzyme E1 catalytic subunit — protein MSEGPESNQKRWSHLRKVLERPGPFSHPEFEPSSEILDFIMTSCKILVVGAGGLGCELLKDLALMGFKNIHVIDMDIIDLSNLNRQFLFRHKDIGSSKAEVAAAFINKKIPGCQVTPHFCKIQDFDENFYRQFHIIVCGLDSIVARRWINGMLISLLNYEDDVLDQQSVIPMVDGGTEGFKGNARVILPGMSACVECTLDLYPPQVNYPLCTIANTPRLPEHCIEYVKVIMWPRENPFNVCLDGDDPQHISWVYEKSLERAHQFNIPGITFRLVQGVIKHIIPAVASTNAVIAGVCATEVFKIATSCCVPLNNYMVFNDVDGIYTYTYEAERNPDCLVCSQTPQVMEIKDPNTMKLKHLVELLSESASYQMKSPGLTTTIDGKNKTLYMSTIKSIEERTRDNLNKSLVELGLKDGQDILVADVTSPTTLIIKLKYSVDDVEMK, from the exons ATGTCAGAAGGTCCGGAATCGAATCAAAAAAGATGGAGTCATTTAAGGAAAGTATTAGAACGACCAGGTCCATTCAGTCACCCCGAGTTTGAACCTTCTTCAGAAATTTTAGATTTCATTATGACTTCCTGTAAAATACTAGTTGTAGGAGCAGGTGGATTAGGTTGTGAATTATTAAAAGACTTAGCGTTAATGggattcaaaaatattcacGTTATAGATATGGATATAATAGATTTGTCAAATTTAAATAGACAATTTTTATTCAGACATAAAGATATAGGATCCTCTAAAGCTGAG GTAGCAGCtgcttttattaataaaaaaataccagGATGTCAAGTTACACCACATTTTTGCAAAATAcaagattttgatgaaaatttttacagaCAGTTCCATATTATTGTGTGTGGTTTAGATTCTATAGTAGCCAGGAGGTGGATTAATGGAATGTTGATatctttattaaattatgaGGATGATGTATTAGATCAACAATCTGTTATTCCTATGGTAGATGGAGGTACTGAGGGATTTAAAGGCAATGCAAGAGTTATTTTACCAGGCATGAGTGCATGTGTTGAGTGCACTTTAGACTTATATCCCCCTCAAGTGAATTACCCATTGTGTACTATAGCAAACACTCCAAGGTTACCTGAACATTGTATAGAATATGTAAAAGTGATAATGTGGCCCAGGGAAAACCCATTTAATGTTTGTTTAGACGGAGATGATCCTCAGCACATTTCCTGGGTATATGAGAAATCTTTAGAAAGAGCACATCAATTTAACATACCCGGAATTACTTTTAGACTTGTTCAAGGAGTCATTAAACACATTATACCAGCAGTGGCTTCTACTAACGCAGTAATAGCTGGAGTATGTGCAACAGag GTGTTTAAAATAGCAACGAGCTGCTGCGTGCCTTTGAACAATTACATGGTTTTTAATGACGTTGATGGAATTTACACATACACTTATGAAGCTGAACGTAATCCTGATTGCTTAGTATGCTCTCAAACCCCTCAAGTAATGGAAATTAAAGATCCAAATACaatgaaattgaaacatttggTTGAATTATTGTCAGAAAGTGCTTCTTATCAGATGAAAAGCCCTGGTTTAACTACAACTATCgatggaaaaaataaaactttgtatATGTCTACCATTAAGAGTATCGAGGAACGCACCAgggataatttgaataaaagtttagtAGAATTAGGATTAAAAGATGGTCAGGATATTTTAGTTGCTGATGTAACTTCTCCTACTACTTTGATTATTAAGTTGAAATATTCGGTAGATGatgttgaaatgaaataa
- the LOC130448041 gene encoding U6 snRNA-associated Sm-like protein LSm1: MNLNKPDLEGTAHLLDELDKKLMVLLRDGRTLIGYLRSVDQFANLVLHQTIERIHVGTEYGDIPRGVFIVRGENVVLLGEIDAEKEGELPLTEVSVDSILDAQRKEQELKQEKQKLLSQALKERGLRLMQELTHDDMF, encoded by the exons atGAACCTAAATAAACCAGATTTGGAGGGTACAGCTCATTTATTAGATGAACTCgata aaaaattaatgGTGTTACTTAGAGATGGAAGAACTTTAATAGGATACTTAAGAAGTGTAGATCAATTTGCGAATTTAGTTTTACATCAAACTATCGAACGTATACACGTTGGAACTGAATATGGTGATATTCCGAGAGGCGTTTTCATTGTAAGAGGAGaaaatgtagttttattagGAGAAATA GACGCGGAAAAAGAGGGAGAATTGCCGTTAACTGAAGTTTCCGTGGATAGTATATTAGATGCTCAAAGGAAAGAGCAAGAATTGAAACAGGAAAAACAGAAATTGTTATCGCAGGCTTTAAAAGAGAGAGGGTTACGTCTAATGCAAGAACTAACTCATGACGATATGTTCTAA